Proteins from a single region of Nocardiopsis dassonvillei subsp. dassonvillei DSM 43111:
- a CDS encoding CAP domain-containing protein, with amino-acid sequence MARGRRGRRRKSADRHRRSGRGLRSIPLAVPMAAVPVGLVVAGALLFTGAESGLDPFRNTADGQAREGGLGTAVTDDSLVPEASEDADFFASPTATPQREPAPSGEGVEPQSAQASSVPENSGDEDTGGAGSGGGSESGGGVSGGGDGGGNGGGGGDSGPDAPAGGATEQVVTLVNAQRADAGCGPLRVDSRLTAAAQEHSEDMNRRDYMSHESPEGEGPGDRADRHGYDAWGAENVAKGQTSPQQVMDAWMNSDGHRRNILNCDLVAIGVGESGNAWTQMFGWE; translated from the coding sequence ATGGCGCGTGGTCGCCGAGGCAGGCGCAGGAAGAGCGCCGACCGACACCGCCGTTCCGGGCGCGGACTGCGCTCGATACCGCTCGCGGTACCCATGGCCGCGGTGCCCGTCGGCCTGGTCGTGGCGGGCGCTCTGCTGTTCACCGGCGCGGAGTCCGGCCTCGACCCCTTCCGGAACACGGCGGACGGCCAGGCGCGGGAGGGAGGGCTCGGCACCGCGGTCACCGACGACTCGCTCGTGCCCGAGGCCTCCGAGGACGCCGACTTCTTCGCCTCGCCCACCGCGACGCCTCAGCGCGAGCCCGCGCCCTCCGGGGAGGGCGTCGAGCCGCAGAGCGCGCAGGCCTCCTCCGTTCCCGAGAACAGCGGGGACGAGGACACCGGCGGCGCTGGCAGCGGTGGCGGCTCGGAGTCCGGTGGCGGGGTCTCGGGCGGCGGTGACGGCGGCGGCAACGGCGGCGGTGGCGGCGACAGCGGTCCGGACGCCCCCGCCGGCGGAGCGACCGAGCAGGTCGTGACCCTGGTCAACGCCCAGCGCGCGGACGCCGGCTGCGGCCCGCTGCGGGTGGACTCACGGCTGACCGCCGCCGCCCAGGAGCACAGCGAGGACATGAACCGGCGCGACTACATGAGCCACGAGAGCCCCGAGGGCGAGGGCCCCGGGGACCGGGCCGACCGCCACGGCTACGACGCCTGGGGCGCGGAGAACGTCGCCAAGGGGCAGACCAGCCCCCAGCAGGTGATGGACGCCTGGATGAACAGCGACGGGCACCGCAGGAACATCCTCAACTGCGACCTGGTCGCGATCGGCGTCGGCGAGTCCGGCAACGCCTGGACCCAGATGTTCGGCTGGGAGTAG
- a CDS encoding SGNH/GDSL hydrolase family protein, producing the protein MAGSDGPLLRPGMSLVSVGDSFTEGVGDPYPEPGAGFRGWADRLAEHLADELGEVMYANLAVRGKLMRQIVTDQLPPVLAMAPDLVTLSAGGNDLLRPGGDPERMARILDHTVGRLRAAGSQVVLFTGVNITTGYMRGTIGLFARYYMHVRAVADKHGCLLVDQWPMRVLTDPRAWDEDRLHMSPEGHRRLALRVAEVLGVPVTERWDEPWPHSEPVGWTRARREDLTWVRESLGPWIGRRLTGRSSGDTVTAKRPELTRITKDR; encoded by the coding sequence ATGGCAGGTTCGGACGGCCCGCTGCTCAGGCCGGGCATGTCGCTCGTCTCGGTGGGCGACAGCTTCACCGAGGGCGTGGGCGACCCCTACCCGGAGCCGGGCGCGGGCTTCCGCGGCTGGGCCGACCGGCTGGCCGAGCACCTGGCCGACGAGCTGGGCGAGGTCATGTACGCGAACCTGGCGGTGCGCGGCAAGCTCATGCGCCAGATCGTCACCGACCAGCTCCCGCCCGTCCTGGCTATGGCCCCGGACCTGGTCACCCTGAGCGCGGGCGGCAACGACCTGCTGCGCCCGGGCGGGGACCCCGAGCGGATGGCCAGGATCCTGGACCACACGGTGGGCCGCCTGCGCGCCGCGGGGAGCCAGGTCGTGCTCTTCACCGGCGTCAACATCACCACGGGTTACATGCGCGGCACCATCGGCCTGTTCGCGCGCTACTACATGCACGTGCGCGCCGTCGCCGACAAGCACGGCTGCCTCCTGGTGGACCAGTGGCCGATGAGGGTGCTCACCGACCCCCGGGCCTGGGACGAGGACCGGCTGCACATGTCCCCCGAGGGGCACCGCCGCCTGGCGCTGCGCGTGGCCGAGGTGCTGGGCGTGCCGGTGACGGAGCGCTGGGACGAGCCGTGGCCGCACAGCGAGCCGGTCGGCTGGACCCGTGCGCGCCGGGAGGACCTGACCTGGGTCAGGGAGTCGCTCGGCCCGTGGATCGGCCGCCGCCTGACGGGGCGCTCCTCCGGCGACACGGTCACGGCCAAGCGCCCGGAGCTGACCCGGATCACCAAGGACCGCTGA
- a CDS encoding SGNH/GDSL hydrolase family protein: MSGFGTNLVHQDILSYVALGDSFTEGMSDPYPDGGGAPDGRYRGWADRLAEHLADHVAEVRYANLAVRGKLIGQIAEEQVPRAVELSPDLITLCAGGNDIIRPGSDPDAVAVAFAAAVEELSRTGARIVVFTGFDTNWQPVMRHMRGRIATYNMHLRAIADRYGCDVVDVWSMRVLDDARAWSWDRLHLSPEGHRRMALRVAEVLGVPVEGDWRQPWPPADPRDWRSARQEDLHWAREFLVPWIGRRLTGRSSGDNVRPKRPSLDPLRRD, from the coding sequence ATGAGCGGTTTTGGGACGAACTTGGTGCACCAGGACATCCTGTCCTACGTCGCCCTCGGTGACAGCTTCACCGAGGGCATGAGCGACCCCTACCCGGACGGCGGCGGTGCGCCCGACGGCCGCTACCGGGGATGGGCCGACCGCCTGGCCGAGCACCTGGCCGACCACGTCGCGGAGGTGCGCTACGCCAACCTCGCGGTGCGCGGCAAGCTCATCGGCCAGATCGCCGAGGAACAGGTCCCCCGGGCGGTGGAGCTCTCGCCGGACCTGATCACGCTGTGCGCGGGCGGCAACGACATCATCCGCCCCGGCAGCGACCCCGACGCGGTGGCCGTGGCCTTCGCCGCGGCGGTGGAGGAGCTCAGCCGGACCGGCGCGCGCATCGTGGTCTTCACCGGGTTCGACACCAACTGGCAGCCCGTGATGCGCCACATGCGCGGCCGGATCGCCACGTACAACATGCACCTGCGGGCCATCGCCGACCGCTACGGCTGCGACGTGGTGGACGTGTGGAGCATGCGGGTCCTGGACGACGCCCGCGCCTGGAGCTGGGACCGCCTGCACCTGTCCCCGGAGGGCCACCGCCGCATGGCGCTGCGCGTGGCCGAGGTGCTCGGGGTGCCCGTGGAGGGCGACTGGAGGCAGCCGTGGCCGCCCGCCGACCCCCGCGACTGGCGCTCCGCCCGCCAGGAGGACCTGCACTGGGCGCGCGAGTTCCTGGTGCCGTGGATCGGCCGCCGCCTCACCGGTCGCTCCTCGGGGGACAACGTCCGCCCCAAACGCCCCAGCCTGGACCCGCTGCGCCGGGACTGA
- a CDS encoding isoprenyl transferase — protein sequence MSLFSFDTGKRREYAAPVPHPSGARPPELPAQLVPRHVAVVMDGNGRWAKERGLARTEGHKAGESSLFDVIEGALEMGVANLSAYAFSTENWKRSPDEVRFLMGFNRDTIRRRRDELHARGVRVKWAGRAGRLWKSVIRELQDAEEMTRDNTALTLQFCVNYGGQAEIVDAARELARRAAAGLLSPEKITEDTLAQHLYAPDVPPVDLFVRSSGEQRTSNFLLWQSAYAEFVFLDTLWPDFDRRDLWRACEIYASRDRRYGGAVPNPVSEEKK from the coding sequence TTGAGTCTGTTCAGCTTCGACACCGGTAAACGGCGGGAGTACGCCGCGCCCGTTCCGCACCCCAGCGGCGCGCGTCCCCCCGAGCTCCCCGCCCAGCTGGTGCCCCGGCACGTGGCCGTGGTCATGGACGGCAACGGCCGTTGGGCCAAGGAGCGCGGGCTGGCGCGCACCGAGGGGCACAAGGCCGGTGAGTCCTCGCTCTTCGACGTGATCGAGGGCGCCCTGGAGATGGGCGTGGCCAACCTGTCCGCCTACGCCTTCTCCACCGAGAACTGGAAGCGCTCGCCCGACGAGGTGCGCTTCCTCATGGGCTTCAACCGCGACACCATCCGCAGGCGCCGCGACGAGCTGCACGCGCGGGGGGTCCGCGTCAAGTGGGCCGGGCGCGCGGGGCGGCTGTGGAAGAGCGTCATCCGCGAACTCCAGGACGCGGAGGAGATGACCAGGGACAACACCGCGCTCACCCTCCAGTTCTGCGTGAACTACGGCGGACAGGCCGAGATCGTCGACGCCGCGCGCGAGCTGGCCCGCAGGGCGGCGGCGGGTCTGCTCTCCCCGGAGAAGATCACCGAGGACACCCTCGCCCAGCACCTCTACGCCCCCGACGTGCCGCCCGTGGACCTGTTCGTGCGCTCCTCCGGCGAGCAGCGCACGTCCAACTTCCTCCTCTGGCAGTCCGCCTACGCCGAGTTCGTCTTCCTGGACACGCTCTGGCCCGACTTCGACCGCCGCGACCTGTGGCGGGCCTGTGAGATCTACGCGAGCCGGGACCGCCGCTACGGCGGTGCCGTGCCCAACCCCGTGTCGGAGGAGAAGAAGTGA
- a CDS encoding alkene reductase, producing the protein MSDLFDPVRIGRLHLPNRLFMAPMTRSRCRGGVPGDITVEYYAQRASAGLIITEGIQPSVRGQGYTDTPGLHSDEQIAAWRRVTDAVHGRGGHIFAQLMHAGRVGHPSLYPDGGLPVGPSPIASGASMYDGRQKLAHPVPREMTAADIDQTLADHAAAARNAIAAGFDGVELHGGNSYLIEQFLSDGSNRRTDGYGGSAANRARFALEVVDAVVEAVGADRTGLRVSPASRLNGISQSDPLEQYLALLDGLRGRPELAYLHLTESASAEYTDALRKEWPGTFVLNPASGTDTGPAIAALARERADAVAMAAAWIANPDLPARIRTGAPVAAPDRATYYGGDHRGYTDYPALDA; encoded by the coding sequence TTGAGCGACCTGTTCGATCCCGTCCGGATCGGCCGCCTGCACCTGCCCAACCGCCTGTTCATGGCCCCGATGACCCGCTCGCGCTGCCGCGGGGGCGTGCCCGGCGACATCACCGTCGAGTACTACGCCCAGCGCGCCTCGGCCGGGCTGATCATCACCGAGGGCATCCAGCCCAGCGTCCGCGGCCAGGGCTACACCGACACCCCGGGCCTGCACAGCGACGAGCAGATCGCGGCGTGGCGGCGCGTCACCGACGCCGTGCACGGGCGCGGCGGGCACATCTTCGCCCAGCTCATGCACGCGGGCCGGGTCGGACACCCCAGCCTCTACCCCGACGGCGGCCTGCCCGTCGGCCCTTCCCCCATCGCCTCGGGCGCGTCCATGTACGACGGCAGGCAGAAGCTCGCGCACCCGGTGCCGCGTGAGATGACCGCCGCCGACATCGACCAGACCCTCGCCGACCACGCCGCGGCCGCGCGCAACGCGATCGCCGCCGGTTTCGACGGGGTGGAGCTGCACGGCGGCAACAGCTACCTCATCGAGCAGTTCCTCTCCGACGGCAGCAACCGGCGCACCGACGGGTACGGCGGCAGCGCCGCCAACCGCGCCCGCTTCGCCCTGGAGGTGGTGGACGCGGTCGTCGAGGCCGTCGGAGCCGACCGCACCGGCCTGCGCGTCTCCCCGGCCAGCAGGCTCAACGGCATCAGCCAGAGCGACCCCCTGGAGCAGTACCTCGCGCTCCTGGACGGGCTGCGCGGCCGTCCCGAACTGGCCTACCTGCACCTGACGGAGTCGGCCTCGGCCGAGTACACCGACGCGCTGCGCAAGGAGTGGCCGGGAACCTTCGTCCTCAACCCCGCCTCCGGCACCGACACCGGACCCGCCATCGCGGCCCTGGCCCGGGAGCGGGCGGACGCCGTGGCGATGGCCGCGGCCTGGATCGCCAACCCGGATCTGCCCGCCAGGATCAGGACCGGCGCCCCCGTCGCGGCCCCCGACCGGGCCACCTACTACGGCGGCGACCACCGCGGCTACACCGACTACCCGGCCCTGGACGCCTGA
- a CDS encoding DUF2625 domain-containing protein translates to MRELSELVEVDEPAWPLLSERLERGGAAVRALPVDPERGRTCLHRLQVTARSFLGAMALESGGLLLDGGWLRVHGGGGAELPGLGEVNDLSAAVVYGPPPRLVVAHDVLGGVFALNGPAAEGGDYPGRPGEMVYFAPDSLEWEPLETAYSGWMLWLLDGHLEDFYRALRWPGWREETEALDLTLGLSLRPFPWTSEARQDMAATSRRPIALGELTGAHRESCAALGLPDPGPFGLL, encoded by the coding sequence GTGCGCGAGCTGAGTGAACTGGTCGAGGTGGACGAACCCGCCTGGCCGCTGCTGTCCGAACGCCTGGAGCGGGGCGGGGCCGCCGTGCGCGCCCTGCCCGTCGACCCCGAGCGCGGCCGCACGTGCCTGCACCGCCTCCAGGTGACCGCGCGCTCCTTCCTGGGCGCGATGGCGCTGGAGTCCGGCGGCCTGCTCCTCGACGGGGGGTGGCTGCGCGTGCACGGCGGCGGCGGGGCGGAGCTGCCCGGTCTGGGCGAGGTCAACGACCTGAGCGCGGCGGTGGTGTACGGCCCGCCGCCGCGGCTGGTGGTCGCCCACGACGTTCTGGGCGGGGTGTTCGCCCTCAACGGGCCCGCGGCCGAGGGCGGGGACTATCCGGGCAGGCCCGGGGAGATGGTCTACTTCGCGCCTGACTCCCTGGAGTGGGAACCGCTGGAGACGGCCTACTCCGGCTGGATGCTGTGGCTGCTGGACGGCCACCTGGAGGACTTCTACCGCGCCCTGCGCTGGCCGGGCTGGCGCGAGGAGACAGAGGCGCTGGACCTGACGCTGGGGTTGTCGCTGCGCCCCTTCCCCTGGACGTCCGAGGCGCGCCAGGACATGGCCGCGACCTCGCGCAGGCCGATCGCGCTGGGCGAGCTGACCGGCGCGCACCGGGAGTCGTGCGCCGCCCTGGGCCTGCCCGACCCCGGCCCGTTCGGCCTGCTCTAG
- the recO gene encoding DNA repair protein RecO, translating into MSLYRDEGVVLRNQKLGEADRIITLLTRRTGLVRAVGKGVRRTRSRFGARLEPCTHVDLQLHAGRTLDVITQAETVRAYGEAVVSDYSRYTAATAMLETAEKVVSVEKDPALRQFLLLIGALRTLGEGSHDSRLVLDAYLLRSLAVAGYAPSLAECARCGSRGEHRAFAVHAGGMVCTVCRPHGSVHPSPDTLRLMSALLGGDWESADASEDRQRSECSGLVAAYLQWHLENGIRSLRHVERS; encoded by the coding sequence GTGAGTCTCTACCGCGACGAGGGTGTCGTCCTGCGCAACCAGAAGCTGGGCGAGGCCGACCGCATCATCACCCTCCTGACCCGGCGCACCGGCCTGGTCCGCGCCGTCGGCAAGGGGGTGCGCCGCACCAGGTCCCGCTTCGGCGCCCGCCTGGAGCCGTGCACCCACGTCGACCTCCAGCTGCACGCGGGCCGCACGCTGGACGTGATCACCCAGGCCGAGACCGTGCGGGCCTACGGCGAGGCGGTGGTGTCGGACTACTCCCGCTACACCGCCGCCACCGCGATGCTGGAGACCGCGGAGAAGGTCGTCTCGGTCGAGAAGGACCCGGCGCTGCGCCAGTTCCTCCTGCTCATCGGCGCGCTGCGTACCCTGGGTGAGGGAAGCCACGACTCCCGGCTGGTCCTGGACGCCTACCTGCTGCGCTCGCTCGCCGTCGCCGGGTACGCGCCCTCGCTGGCCGAGTGCGCCCGCTGCGGCAGCCGGGGGGAGCACCGCGCGTTCGCGGTCCACGCCGGAGGTATGGTCTGCACGGTGTGCCGTCCCCACGGCTCCGTGCACCCGTCCCCGGACACGCTCCGACTCATGTCGGCACTGCTCGGAGGGGACTGGGAGAGCGCGGACGCCAGCGAGGACAGGCAGCGCTCCGAGTGCAGCGGGCTGGTCGCGGCCTACCTACAGTGGCACCTGGAAAACGGAATCCGATCACTGCGCCATGTGGAGCGTTCTTGA
- the leuA gene encoding 2-isopropylmalate synthase codes for MVPQQKPSPMPFHRYKPFAPVDLPDRTWPSKSITEAPRWLSTDLRDGNQALIEPMDPARKREMFELLVRMGYKEIEVGFPAASQTDFDFVRSLIEGDAIPDDVQISVLTQAREDLIERTVQSLVGAKRATVHLYNATAPTFRRVVFRVDREACKDIAVQGTRHVMRFAEQYLGETEYFGYEYSPEIFIDTELDFALEVCEAVMDVWQPGPGREIILNLPATVERSTPNVYADQIEWMSRSLSRREHVVVSVHPHNDRGTGVASAELAVMAGADRVEGCLFGHGERTGNVCLVTLGMNLFSQGVDPRIDFSDIDEIRRTVEHCTQLPVAPRHPYGGDLVYTAFSGSHQDAIKKGFAAQQEAADAAGTPVEEHVWDVPYLPIDPKDVGRNYEAVIRVNSQSGKGGVSYIMQRDHSLDLPRRLQIEFSQVIQKFTDAEGGEFAAGRIWEIFSQTYLAEGGPVAVLAHRSTTDSDGTYRIEADARVNGEIRELTGTGNGPISAFCDALTDVDVKVRVMDYVEHSMGGDGDARAAAYVEAEIDGRVVWGVGIHSSITTASLKALCSAIARV; via the coding sequence ATGGTGCCGCAGCAAAAGCCCAGCCCCATGCCCTTCCACCGCTACAAGCCCTTCGCGCCGGTGGACCTGCCCGACCGCACCTGGCCCTCCAAGAGCATCACCGAGGCCCCGCGCTGGCTGTCCACGGACCTGCGCGACGGCAACCAGGCGCTGATCGAGCCGATGGACCCCGCCCGCAAGCGCGAGATGTTCGAGCTGCTGGTGCGGATGGGCTACAAGGAGATCGAGGTAGGTTTCCCGGCCGCCAGCCAGACCGACTTCGACTTCGTCCGGTCCCTGATCGAGGGCGACGCGATCCCCGACGACGTGCAGATCTCGGTGCTGACCCAGGCCCGTGAGGACCTCATCGAGCGCACCGTGCAGAGCCTGGTCGGGGCGAAGCGCGCCACCGTGCACCTGTACAACGCCACCGCGCCCACCTTCCGCCGTGTCGTCTTCCGCGTGGACCGCGAGGCCTGCAAGGACATCGCCGTCCAGGGCACCCGGCACGTCATGCGCTTCGCCGAGCAGTACCTGGGCGAGACCGAGTACTTCGGCTACGAGTACTCGCCCGAGATCTTCATCGACACCGAGCTGGACTTCGCCCTGGAGGTCTGCGAGGCCGTCATGGACGTCTGGCAGCCCGGCCCGGGCCGCGAGATCATCCTCAACCTGCCCGCGACCGTCGAGCGCTCCACGCCCAACGTCTACGCCGACCAGATCGAGTGGATGAGCCGCAGCCTGTCCCGGCGCGAGCACGTGGTCGTCTCGGTGCACCCGCACAACGACCGCGGCACCGGCGTGGCCTCGGCCGAGCTGGCCGTCATGGCCGGGGCCGACCGCGTCGAGGGCTGCCTGTTCGGGCACGGCGAGCGCACCGGCAACGTCTGCCTGGTCACCCTGGGCATGAACCTGTTCAGCCAGGGCGTGGACCCCCGGATCGACTTCTCCGACATCGACGAGATCCGCCGCACCGTCGAGCACTGCACCCAGCTGCCGGTCGCCCCGCGCCACCCCTACGGCGGCGACCTGGTCTACACCGCCTTCTCCGGCTCCCACCAGGACGCCATCAAGAAGGGCTTCGCCGCCCAGCAGGAGGCCGCCGACGCCGCGGGGACCCCGGTGGAGGAGCACGTCTGGGACGTGCCCTACCTGCCCATCGACCCCAAGGACGTGGGCCGCAACTACGAGGCCGTCATCCGGGTCAACAGCCAGTCCGGCAAGGGCGGCGTCTCCTACATCATGCAGCGCGACCACTCGCTGGACCTGCCGCGCCGCCTCCAGATCGAGTTCTCCCAGGTCATCCAGAAGTTCACCGACGCCGAGGGCGGCGAGTTCGCCGCCGGGCGCATCTGGGAGATCTTCTCGCAGACCTACCTGGCCGAGGGCGGACCGGTCGCGGTGCTGGCGCACCGCTCCACCACCGACAGCGACGGCACCTACCGGATCGAGGCCGACGCCCGGGTCAACGGCGAGATCCGCGAGCTGACCGGCACCGGCAACGGCCCCATCTCCGCGTTCTGCGACGCCCTGACCGACGTCGACGTCAAGGTCCGCGTCATGGACTACGTGGAGCACTCCATGGGCGGGGACGGCGACGCCCGCGCCGCCGCCTACGTGGAGGCCGAGATCGACGGCCGCGTGGTGTGGGGCGTGGGCATCCACAGCAGCATCACCACGGCCTCGCTCAAGGCGCTGTGCAGCGCCATCGCGCGCGTCTGA